The following are from one region of the Rhodopirellula sp. P2 genome:
- a CDS encoding SANT/Myb-like DNA-binding domain-containing protein, with the protein MSEKTPPNHRPIDASIDDANPNSDRDAAEGNALTRPGLPTAESDDSSDERAGESGDSIFDQIRHCHPNPQAATELLDDLHFATLGLRTNESRLHIIRTATKRSAGALASVQVSKPSTINECHLARVITSAYRVMDPRYRIDRHQQVQLGRILPFELESVSCKSFSQETFFATTAQDSSLPNNVLIPHPPATAPTTPRGQLIDLAIEASDPGKIAEADTPPTNWVRTVESSLLDDLPPRNEGEQVLEEMRAHRGRLKRWMSEVRTLIGLSVLCLAATFYLAYWLGARQANQSSTAIHPTDPIASVQADAPAPQTPELPATESAPNNEPLPPELAPVPTSKAVTPSGPAVAELAAELGNESSTPQSNIPQPDPRPAMEQSDIVTRVDVAAIAETEPASPGGESPAAAMEMSPVSDAPASDAPSASSTADNSPAIKSPSPAETRPPSEVAPERREPRWTDAQISEATQELWDETERASRRFQLTEAAGLIDQWELIAELAGNGSLEHVAAMHLSLRASWLAEPFETTCQRAQDLAALTAAVTGSATPEPSASVTETPFTWSDPMVRQLIESWRVCRLTISTTDHLNHLLLRSNELLDQLILNNQNQWCSSFGFDAERLIAFTTDEQSRIELEDLLASAKTLPTGAELERMKQSDASAGVLGRTLCLHLRRWDEGVPLMCNASDSRLASVSKAEMQWREAQHPPAAEDVDRTRGELGVRWSKIASHYGGRDAASIRLHALELLEGLEEYADQRAEILDLLPRYMTASLSKASATQSLSAPVRLSRLR; encoded by the coding sequence ATGTCCGAAAAAACTCCCCCCAATCACCGACCGATCGACGCTTCGATCGACGACGCGAATCCGAATTCGGATCGTGATGCGGCGGAGGGGAATGCGTTGACCCGGCCGGGATTGCCAACCGCCGAATCCGATGATTCCAGCGACGAACGGGCAGGCGAATCCGGCGATTCGATCTTTGACCAAATTCGTCACTGCCATCCGAATCCCCAAGCGGCCACGGAACTGCTGGATGACCTGCATTTCGCCACCTTGGGTTTGCGCACCAACGAAAGCCGCCTGCACATCATCCGAACCGCCACCAAACGCAGCGCTGGTGCGCTCGCGTCGGTTCAGGTCAGCAAGCCTTCGACCATCAACGAATGTCACCTGGCCCGTGTGATCACGTCCGCCTATCGAGTGATGGATCCGCGGTACCGGATCGACCGGCATCAACAAGTCCAACTGGGGCGGATCCTTCCGTTCGAACTGGAAAGTGTTTCTTGCAAGTCGTTTTCGCAAGAAACCTTCTTCGCGACGACCGCCCAAGACTCATCGCTTCCAAACAATGTTCTGATCCCCCATCCCCCGGCCACCGCTCCCACCACCCCTCGCGGCCAATTGATTGACCTGGCCATTGAGGCCAGCGACCCAGGGAAGATTGCCGAAGCGGACACACCACCGACCAATTGGGTTCGAACCGTCGAAAGTTCGTTGCTGGACGACCTGCCGCCTCGAAACGAAGGCGAACAGGTTCTCGAAGAGATGCGTGCTCATCGAGGACGCTTGAAACGCTGGATGTCAGAGGTCCGCACACTGATCGGGCTCTCCGTCCTCTGTCTTGCTGCGACGTTCTACTTGGCCTACTGGCTCGGCGCTCGCCAGGCGAACCAATCGTCCACCGCCATCCATCCCACGGATCCGATTGCGAGTGTCCAGGCGGACGCCCCCGCACCCCAGACGCCTGAGTTGCCCGCGACGGAATCGGCCCCCAACAACGAGCCGCTCCCCCCGGAACTTGCTCCCGTTCCAACCTCCAAGGCGGTGACTCCCAGCGGTCCAGCCGTGGCAGAACTCGCCGCGGAGTTAGGGAACGAATCATCCACGCCCCAATCCAACATCCCCCAGCCGGATCCCCGACCGGCCATGGAGCAATCCGACATCGTGACCCGTGTCGATGTGGCGGCCATCGCCGAGACGGAACCTGCCTCCCCCGGCGGTGAATCGCCAGCCGCTGCCATGGAAATGTCTCCCGTGTCGGATGCCCCGGCCTCGGACGCTCCTTCCGCCAGCTCAACCGCCGACAATTCCCCTGCGATCAAATCACCGTCGCCCGCTGAAACACGGCCCCCGAGTGAAGTTGCTCCCGAGCGTCGCGAACCGCGATGGACAGACGCCCAGATCAGCGAAGCGACCCAGGAATTGTGGGACGAGACCGAACGGGCCTCCCGGCGTTTCCAGTTGACGGAAGCTGCCGGACTGATCGACCAGTGGGAACTGATCGCGGAACTGGCCGGCAATGGATCACTGGAACACGTCGCCGCGATGCATCTCAGCTTGCGAGCCAGTTGGCTGGCCGAGCCGTTTGAAACGACCTGCCAACGTGCCCAGGACTTGGCCGCGTTGACCGCCGCGGTGACGGGATCCGCAACACCAGAACCATCCGCCTCGGTGACGGAGACCCCATTCACTTGGTCCGACCCAATGGTCCGCCAGTTGATTGAGAGCTGGCGTGTCTGTCGCTTGACCATTTCCACCACCGACCACCTCAATCATTTGCTCTTGCGCTCCAATGAGTTGTTGGACCAATTGATTCTGAACAATCAAAATCAGTGGTGCTCTTCGTTCGGGTTCGACGCGGAACGGTTGATCGCGTTCACGACCGACGAACAGTCCCGCATTGAACTCGAGGATCTGCTGGCATCCGCCAAAACGCTACCGACGGGCGCCGAACTGGAACGCATGAAGCAGTCCGACGCATCGGCAGGCGTTCTGGGTCGAACACTGTGCCTGCATCTTCGCCGCTGGGACGAGGGCGTGCCGTTGATGTGCAACGCGTCCGATTCGCGTCTGGCATCGGTTTCGAAAGCCGAAATGCAGTGGCGAGAAGCACAACATCCGCCCGCAGCAGAAGACGTCGATCGAACACGTGGCGAACTGGGGGTCCGATGGTCAAAGATTGCCAGCCACTACGGTGGTCGAGACGCCGCCTCCATCCGATTGCATGCTTTGGAACTGCTTGAAGGACTGGAAGAGTACGCAGACCAACGCGCTGAGATCCTTGACTTGCTGCCGCGTTACATGACCGCCAGCCTGTCAAAAGCGTCTGCCACTCAAAGCCTGTCCGCTCCGGTTCGCTTGTCGCGGTTGCGATAG
- a CDS encoding TIM barrel protein → MSNPPPVSDQPSESELPADKQPETAATPPNQTATGLKQSIMGWCFKPMPVMTLATEAKKIGYTALEGVGAEHYPAIKELGLDISLVGSHGFQTGPLDPANHPAVERSLRKGIDLAVQYGSPSVITFTGMRTPGITEEAAFRNCVACWKRVTPYAEQHGIQIVLEHLNSVDDSHPMKGHPGYWGDDIHRCVDLIRAVDSPAMKLLFDIYHVQIMHGDVTRHIRRYHEFAGHYHTAGNPGRGELDFNQEINYPPIIRAIRETGYTGYLAQEFIPTNPDPIASLRQAFTLCNV, encoded by the coding sequence ATGTCAAATCCACCGCCGGTCTCCGATCAGCCCAGCGAGTCCGAACTGCCCGCTGACAAGCAACCCGAGACAGCAGCCACACCGCCCAACCAAACCGCAACCGGACTGAAACAATCGATCATGGGCTGGTGTTTCAAACCCATGCCCGTGATGACGTTGGCCACCGAAGCCAAGAAGATCGGCTACACCGCTCTGGAAGGTGTCGGCGCCGAACACTACCCCGCGATCAAGGAACTGGGGCTCGACATTTCGTTGGTCGGCAGTCATGGCTTCCAAACAGGCCCCCTGGATCCCGCCAATCACCCAGCGGTGGAGCGATCACTCCGCAAGGGAATCGACTTGGCAGTGCAGTACGGTTCGCCCTCGGTCATCACGTTCACCGGAATGAGAACCCCCGGGATCACCGAGGAAGCGGCCTTTCGAAACTGCGTCGCCTGTTGGAAGCGGGTGACTCCCTACGCGGAGCAGCACGGCATCCAAATCGTCCTGGAACATCTCAACAGCGTGGATGACTCTCATCCCATGAAGGGGCACCCGGGATACTGGGGCGACGACATCCATCGGTGTGTGGACCTGATCCGTGCCGTGGATTCGCCAGCCATGAAACTGCTGTTTGACATCTACCATGTGCAAATCATGCACGGTGACGTGACCCGCCATATCCGCCGTTATCACGAATTTGCGGGGCATTATCACACCGCCGGCAATCCAGGCCGCGGAGAGCTGGATTTTAACCAAGAAATCAACTATCCACCTATCATCCGGGCCATTCGAGAGACCGGCTATACTGGATACCTCGCCCAAGAATTCATTCCCACCAACCCGGATCCGATCGCCTCCCTCCGCCAAGCATTCACGTTGTGTAACGTCTGA